One Staphylococcus ratti DNA segment encodes these proteins:
- the sufC gene encoding Fe-S cluster assembly ATPase SufC, with the protein MPSTLEIKDLHVSIDDKEILKGVNLTINTGEIHAIMGPNGTGKSTLSSAIMGHPSYEVTQGEVLLDGENILEMEVDERAKAGLFLAMQYPSEITGVTNADFMRSAINSQREEGQEINLMQFIKKLDKQMDFLDMDKDMAQRYLNEGFSGGEKKRNEILQLMMLQPKFAILDEIDSGLDIDALKVVSKGINEMRGDEFGSLIITHYQRLLNYITPDHVHVMYNGIVVKSGGAELAKRLEEEGYEWVKEEYDSVMANQ; encoded by the coding sequence ATGCCATCAACATTAGAAATTAAAGACTTACATGTGTCTATAGACGATAAAGAGATTTTAAAAGGTGTTAACTTAACAATTAATACAGGAGAAATCCACGCCATTATGGGACCGAATGGTACGGGTAAATCCACACTTTCTTCAGCAATTATGGGTCATCCTTCATATGAAGTGACACAAGGTGAAGTGCTATTAGATGGTGAAAATATTTTAGAAATGGAAGTAGATGAGCGTGCTAAAGCAGGATTGTTTTTAGCGATGCAATACCCGTCTGAAATTACAGGTGTAACAAATGCTGATTTTATGCGTTCAGCCATCAACTCACAACGTGAAGAAGGTCAAGAAATTAACTTAATGCAGTTCATTAAAAAACTCGACAAACAAATGGACTTTTTAGATATGGATAAAGATATGGCACAGCGCTATTTAAATGAAGGTTTCTCTGGAGGAGAGAAAAAACGTAACGAAATCTTACAATTAATGATGTTACAACCTAAATTTGCAATTTTAGATGAAATTGACTCAGGTCTTGATATTGACGCATTAAAAGTTGTTTCAAAAGGCATCAATGAAATGCGCGGAGACGAATTTGGTTCATTAATTATTACGCACTATCAACGTTTATTAAATTATATTACACCAGATCACGTACACGTCATGTATAACGGTATCGTCGTTAAATCCGGTGGTGCAGAATTAGCGAAGCGCCTTGAAGAAGAAGGTTACGAGTGGGTTAAAGAAGAATACGATTCAGTAATGGCGAATCAATAA
- a CDS encoding DUF368 domain-containing protein, whose amino-acid sequence MSQFKLTNLPRGFAMGVSDLIPGVSGGTIALLLGIYDDFIASVSGVFSKNFKRSIMFLLPIVIGMGLAIGMLSSLINYLLAHHQIPTMFFFTGLIIGVIPFLLRISHYHRTFKATHWIIVLLFILLLAAMAFFKGETSHAAPSHIDLSAPMLIKYFIAGILASSAMLLPGISGSFVLLLLGVYSTVTYAISEIVRFNFQALPVILLVGSGVVVGFLLASKLIKFLLTHYTYLTYAAILGLVIGSLFSVFPGLPTSGMTWVISVFTLIIGFVISYVLGQYTNEY is encoded by the coding sequence ATGTCGCAATTTAAATTAACTAACCTTCCCCGTGGATTTGCGATGGGTGTGAGCGACTTGATTCCCGGTGTAAGTGGAGGCACGATTGCATTGCTTCTTGGCATTTATGATGATTTTATTGCATCTGTAAGTGGCGTTTTTTCGAAAAACTTTAAGCGTAGCATTATGTTTTTACTTCCTATCGTTATCGGAATGGGTCTTGCAATTGGTATGCTCAGTAGTTTAATCAATTATTTATTAGCACATCATCAAATTCCAACGATGTTTTTCTTTACTGGCTTAATCATTGGCGTTATCCCATTTCTATTAAGAATTTCACATTATCATCGCACGTTTAAAGCCACGCATTGGATTATTGTTTTGCTTTTTATATTATTATTAGCAGCGATGGCTTTCTTTAAGGGTGAAACTTCTCACGCAGCACCGTCACATATTGATTTATCAGCGCCTATGTTAATCAAGTATTTTATCGCTGGTATTCTAGCCTCAAGCGCAATGTTACTTCCTGGAATTTCTGGATCATTTGTATTGTTACTTTTAGGTGTTTACAGCACTGTCACATACGCTATATCAGAAATTGTACGTTTTAACTTCCAAGCCTTGCCTGTCATTTTATTAGTGGGTTCTGGTGTCGTAGTAGGCTTTTTACTTGCTAGTAAATTGATTAAATTTTTACTCACACACTATACGTATTTGACATACGCCGCTATTCTTGGTCTTGTCATAGGCTCACTCTTTTCAGTTTTCCCTGGATTGCCAACTTCTGGCATGACATGGGTCATTTCTGTATTCACATTAATCATCGGCTTTGTTATCAGTTACGTATTAGGACAATACACAAACGAATATTAG
- a CDS encoding NAD(P)H-dependent flavin oxidoreductase → MWKSTLFTKQCGIRIPIVQAGMAGSTSPELVATVSEYGGLGTLGAGYDTPEQLKNHIKTVKQLTARPFAVNLFVPESVDYQEEDVQKMNAHLKPYLDHLDLNASYPESHTAAQFESLIDIVIDLEVPICSFTFGIPPAHTIKKLKKQGIIIIGSATSVNEAIENERAGVDSIVAQGGEAGGHRGTFNNTASPVNIGTMALIPQVVDHVSIPVIAAGGIMDGRGVSAAFMLGASGVQMGTAFLTTDEAGSKPVHREALMKHVETETTMTRLYSGKWARGIHTRLIDELRAQHVEPLPYPIQNDLTKNLRKVAAERGYEAWTHLWSGQGLRLSRKMSTQALLASLECETEETLGKFQ, encoded by the coding sequence ATGTGGAAATCTACTCTTTTTACAAAACAATGCGGCATACGTATACCTATCGTACAAGCTGGGATGGCAGGTTCAACTTCTCCTGAGTTAGTCGCTACTGTTAGTGAATATGGAGGACTTGGGACGCTTGGTGCTGGTTATGATACACCGGAGCAACTTAAGAATCATATTAAAACGGTTAAACAATTAACGGCACGCCCTTTCGCGGTTAATTTATTTGTACCTGAAAGTGTCGATTATCAAGAAGAGGATGTTCAAAAGATGAATGCACATTTAAAGCCTTATTTAGACCATTTGGACTTAAATGCATCTTATCCAGAAAGTCATACGGCAGCGCAGTTTGAATCGTTAATAGATATCGTGATAGATTTAGAGGTTCCAATTTGTAGTTTTACATTCGGTATCCCGCCTGCACATACGATAAAAAAATTGAAAAAGCAAGGCATAATCATTATAGGTAGTGCAACATCCGTAAATGAAGCAATCGAAAACGAGCGTGCTGGTGTAGACAGTATAGTAGCTCAAGGCGGTGAAGCTGGAGGGCATCGAGGTACATTTAATAATACGGCGTCTCCAGTAAATATTGGAACAATGGCGCTTATACCACAAGTGGTAGACCATGTTTCAATTCCAGTCATTGCAGCTGGAGGTATTATGGATGGCAGAGGTGTGAGTGCGGCGTTTATGTTAGGTGCTTCAGGTGTACAAATGGGGACGGCTTTTTTAACGACCGATGAGGCCGGTTCTAAACCAGTGCATCGTGAAGCTTTAATGAAACATGTGGAAACAGAGACGACGATGACGCGTTTATATAGTGGTAAATGGGCGCGTGGTATTCATACTCGATTAATCGATGAATTACGTGCACAACACGTTGAACCTTTACCTTATCCTATCCAAAATGATTTAACGAAAAATTTGCGTAAAGTAGCAGCGGAACGTGGTTATGAAGCGTGGACACATTTATGGAGTGGACAGGGGTTAAGGTTATCTCGAAAAATGTCGACACAAGCCCTATTGGCGTCCCTCGAATGCGAGACAGAAGAAACATTAGGAAAGTTTCAATGA
- the sufU gene encoding Fe-S cluster assembly sulfur transfer protein SufU, with translation MNFNNLDQLYRSVIMDHYKNPRNKGVIEDGTMTVDMNNPTCGDRIRLTFDIVDGIIKDAKFEGEGCSISMSSASMMTEAIKGHSLKEAMEMSQEFTKMMLGEDYEITEEMGDIEALQGVSQFPARIKCATLAWKALEKGTVEKEGKTE, from the coding sequence ATGAATTTTAATAATCTTGATCAATTATATCGTTCAGTGATTATGGATCATTACAAAAACCCGCGCAACAAAGGTGTAATTGAAGATGGCACAATGACTGTTGATATGAACAATCCAACATGTGGGGACAGAATACGTCTTACATTTGACATTGTTGATGGCATTATTAAAGATGCTAAATTTGAGGGCGAAGGTTGCTCAATTTCAATGTCAAGTGCATCAATGATGACAGAAGCAATCAAAGGCCATAGCCTTAAAGAAGCAATGGAAATGAGCCAAGAATTTACAAAAATGATGCTTGGCGAAGACTACGAAATTACTGAAGAAATGGGAGATATTGAGGCACTTCAAGGTGTATCTCAATTTCCCGCACGTATCAAGTGTGCAACGTTAGCATGGAAAGCACTTGAAAAAGGCACAGTAGAAAAAGAAGGCAAAACAGAATAG
- a CDS encoding antibiotic biosynthesis monooxygenase family protein, with amino-acid sequence MFVAQVTFSTKDLESRSILDNKAKHAKKDFEGYEGLIAVEVWKNETKDKLEYAIVSKWHDKKDFQAWVSRPEHVEEHKNKNQTSKVQEEAKYSAIDKQIKKYECVE; translated from the coding sequence ATGTTTGTTGCTCAAGTTACGTTTTCAACAAAAGATTTAGAGTCAAGATCGATTTTAGATAACAAAGCGAAACATGCTAAAAAGGATTTTGAAGGTTACGAAGGTCTTATAGCTGTTGAAGTTTGGAAAAATGAAACTAAAGACAAATTAGAGTATGCAATTGTTTCTAAATGGCACGATAAAAAAGACTTTCAAGCATGGGTTTCTAGGCCGGAACATGTTGAAGAACATAAAAACAAAAATCAAACATCTAAAGTACAAGAGGAAGCAAAATATAGCGCAATAGATAAACAAATTAAAAAGTATGAATGTGTAGAATAA
- a CDS encoding hemolysin family protein — protein sequence MIIAIILLICVSFFFSGSETALTAANKVKLRAEAESNRKSANLLNLLEKPSEFITTILIGNNIANILLPTLVTIWAVDMGVNVGVASVVLTVVIILFAEVIPKSIAATSPDPIARFVFPVINFFVIIFKPLTMILNAITDLINRLITRGRNEERLSKEEVRAMVSIAGSEGAFNEMERNRIQGVMNFDRLKINDVNNTPRVNVTSLNVEDEYSEVYEVVMNHPYTRYPVYEGDIDNVVGVFHSKYLLAWSQEPEKSLRDFCSEPLFVYEHNHAEWVLRKMTVTRKHLAIVIDEYGGTDAIVTHEDLIEEMLGMEIEDEMDRVESKMIENVR from the coding sequence ATGATCATTGCGATCATTTTATTAATTTGCGTATCATTTTTCTTTTCGGGTAGTGAAACAGCCCTAACTGCCGCGAACAAAGTAAAGCTAAGGGCAGAAGCGGAGTCAAATCGTAAATCTGCCAATCTTTTAAATTTACTTGAAAAACCGAGTGAATTTATTACGACCATTCTTATAGGGAACAATATTGCCAATATTCTTTTGCCAACGTTAGTTACGATTTGGGCGGTAGATATGGGCGTGAATGTTGGGGTAGCGTCGGTAGTACTCACTGTTGTCATCATATTATTTGCAGAGGTGATACCTAAGTCTATCGCTGCGACATCCCCAGATCCGATTGCACGATTTGTCTTTCCGGTAATTAACTTTTTTGTCATTATATTTAAGCCGCTAACGATGATTTTAAATGCGATTACTGATTTGATTAATCGTTTGATTACGCGAGGCCGTAATGAAGAAAGACTGTCTAAAGAAGAAGTGCGTGCTATGGTTTCGATTGCAGGAAGCGAAGGTGCTTTTAATGAAATGGAGCGCAATCGAATACAAGGGGTTATGAATTTTGACCGACTTAAAATTAATGATGTCAATAATACGCCACGTGTAAATGTCACTTCTTTAAATGTGGAAGATGAATATAGTGAAGTTTATGAAGTAGTAATGAATCATCCATATACACGTTATCCAGTGTATGAAGGGGACATTGATAACGTCGTTGGTGTATTTCATTCCAAATATTTACTCGCTTGGAGCCAAGAACCAGAAAAATCATTGCGTGATTTTTGTTCAGAGCCTTTATTCGTTTACGAACATAATCATGCAGAATGGGTGTTGCGTAAAATGACTGTGACACGTAAACATTTAGCCATTGTGATAGATGAGTATGGAGGTACTGATGCCATTGTGACGCATGAAGACCTTATAGAGGAAATGTTGGGCATGGAAATTGAAGACGAGATGGATAGAGTAGAAAGTAAAATGATTGAAAACGTACGCTAA
- the sufD gene encoding Fe-S cluster assembly protein SufD: MTTETLNISEAQLVDYSQAHREPSWMTNLRKDALKQSESLEMPKPDKTKIDKWDFDTFKQHETTGATFETLQDLPKEIDRIINVESSENLIIQHNNTLAYTKVNEQAKQDGVIIEHISEALQNHSELVQKYYMTDAVTIDEHRLTALNAALMNGGVFVYVPRNVVVEHPIQYVVLHDDENASFFNHVVLVTEESAEVTYVENYLSTVSGEGAQLNIISEVIAGANSKIAYGSVDFLDKGFTGHVIRRGTTAADATINWSLGLMNEGNQIIDNTTNLIGDRSTSDLKSVVVGRGEQTINLTSRIVQYGKETDGHILKHGVMKEKASSIFNGIGYIKHGGSGSSANQESRVLMLSEHARGDANPILLIDEDDVEAGHAASVGRVDPEQLYYLMSRGISQQEAERLVIHGFLDPVVRELPIEDVQRQLREVIELKVGH; this comes from the coding sequence ATGACGACTGAAACATTAAACATTTCTGAAGCTCAACTTGTTGATTATTCACAAGCACACCGTGAACCTTCTTGGATGACAAACCTAAGAAAAGATGCACTAAAACAATCAGAGTCTTTAGAAATGCCAAAACCAGACAAAACTAAAATAGATAAATGGGATTTTGATACGTTCAAACAACATGAAACAACAGGTGCAACGTTTGAAACACTACAAGATCTTCCGAAAGAAATCGATCGCATTATCAATGTTGAATCGAGTGAAAATTTAATTATTCAACACAACAATACTTTGGCATATACAAAAGTCAATGAACAAGCAAAGCAAGATGGCGTAATTATTGAACATATTAGCGAAGCGCTCCAAAATCATAGCGAGCTCGTTCAAAAATACTATATGACAGATGCTGTTACAATAGATGAACATCGTCTTACAGCATTAAATGCAGCGTTAATGAATGGAGGCGTGTTTGTATACGTTCCTCGTAATGTAGTAGTAGAGCATCCTATACAATATGTTGTATTACATGATGATGAAAATGCGAGCTTTTTCAATCATGTTGTCTTAGTTACTGAAGAAAGTGCAGAAGTGACGTATGTTGAAAATTATCTTTCAACAGTTTCAGGTGAAGGCGCTCAACTGAATATCATTTCTGAAGTTATTGCAGGTGCTAATTCTAAAATTGCCTATGGTTCTGTAGACTTTTTAGATAAAGGTTTCACAGGTCATGTTATTCGCCGTGGAACAACAGCTGCAGATGCTACGATTAACTGGTCATTAGGTTTAATGAACGAAGGTAATCAAATTATTGATAATACAACAAACTTAATCGGTGACCGTTCTACTTCTGATTTGAAATCAGTTGTTGTAGGTCGTGGTGAACAAACAATCAATTTAACATCTCGTATTGTACAATACGGTAAAGAAACAGATGGTCACATTCTGAAACATGGTGTAATGAAGGAAAAGGCTTCATCTATTTTTAATGGTATTGGTTACATTAAACATGGAGGATCAGGTTCATCAGCTAATCAAGAGTCACGCGTTTTAATGTTATCTGAACATGCACGTGGAGATGCTAACCCAATTCTACTTATCGATGAAGATGACGTAGAAGCAGGTCACGCAGCTTCAGTTGGACGTGTAGATCCTGAACAACTTTACTACTTAATGAGTCGTGGTATTTCTCAGCAAGAAGCCGAGCGATTAGTTATTCATGGATTCTTAGATCCAGTTGTGCGTGAACTTCCAATTGAAGATGTACAACGTCAATTGCGAGAAGTGATTGAATTAAAAGTTGGCCACTAA
- a CDS encoding MetQ/NlpA family ABC transporter substrate-binding protein — translation MKRILSIALILVLTVVLAACGNNDSKSGSKDDKKIVVGASPAPHAEILEKAQPLLKKEGYDLEIKTINDYTTPNKLLDAGELDANFFQHTPYLDTEKKDKGYKIESAGNVHLEPMAVYSQKHKSLKDLPKGAEIFVSNNPAEQGRFLKFFVDEGLIKIKKGVKIQDATFDDIEENKKDLKFNNKQSAEFLPKTYQNNEGDAVIINSNFAIEQKLNPQKDSIAVEKSDDNPYANLIAVQEGHKDDDKIKVLMKVLQSEDIKKFIEDKYDGAVTPAK, via the coding sequence ATGAAAAGAATTTTATCAATTGCATTAATTTTAGTACTTACGGTTGTTTTAGCTGCTTGTGGAAATAACGATTCGAAAAGTGGTAGCAAAGATGACAAAAAAATTGTCGTAGGCGCATCACCGGCGCCTCATGCTGAAATTTTAGAAAAGGCGCAACCATTATTGAAAAAAGAAGGTTATGATTTAGAAATTAAAACAATTAACGATTATACGACACCTAATAAATTATTAGATGCTGGAGAATTGGATGCAAACTTTTTCCAACATACACCTTATTTAGATACTGAAAAGAAAGACAAAGGCTATAAAATTGAGTCAGCAGGCAATGTACATTTAGAACCTATGGCAGTGTACTCACAAAAGCATAAAAGTTTAAAAGATTTACCTAAAGGCGCTGAAATTTTCGTTTCAAATAACCCAGCAGAACAAGGACGTTTCTTGAAGTTTTTCGTTGACGAAGGTTTAATTAAAATTAAAAAAGGCGTTAAAATTCAAGACGCGACGTTTGACGATATTGAAGAAAACAAAAAGGATTTAAAATTCAACAACAAGCAATCTGCAGAATTTTTACCTAAAACGTACCAAAATAATGAAGGCGACGCTGTAATAATTAACTCTAACTTCGCAATTGAACAAAAGTTGAATCCACAAAAAGATTCGATTGCTGTTGAAAAATCAGATGACAACCCATATGCAAACTTGATTGCAGTTCAAGAGGGGCATAAAGATGACGATAAGATTAAAGTTTTAATGAAAGTATTACAATCTGAAGACATTAAAAAGTTCATCGAAGATAAATACGATGGTGCTGTTACGCCAGCTAAATAA
- a CDS encoding cysteine desulfurase — protein MIEVTETQFDVETIIKDFPILNETVNGKRLAYLDSTATSQKPQQVITAIEDYYKRYNSNVHRGVHTLGSLATDGYEGAREAVRRFIHAPYFEEIIFTRGTTAAINLIAHSYGDVHVEAGDEIVVTQMEHHANIVPWQQLAKRKNATLKFIPMTDSGELTLDAVKATITDKTKIVAVAHVSNVLGTVNDVKSIAKIAHEHGAIISVDGAQSVPHMKVDVQDLDVDFYSFSGHKMLGPTGIGVLYGRRELLNQMEPIEFGGDMIDFVGLHESTWTDLPTKFEAGTPLIAQAIGLKAAIDYLEAIGFDAIHAHEAEITTYAYDKMSEIEGIDIYGPDKDKRAGIITFNLKDVHPHDVATALDTEGVAVRAGHHCAQPLMKWLNVSSTARASFYIYNTKEDVDQLIEGLKQTKEFFSYEF, from the coding sequence GTGATAGAAGTGACCGAAACACAATTTGATGTTGAAACAATTATAAAAGACTTTCCTATATTGAATGAAACTGTGAATGGAAAGCGACTTGCATATTTAGATTCAACAGCGACGAGTCAAAAGCCTCAACAAGTCATCACTGCAATAGAAGATTACTACAAACGCTACAATTCAAATGTACATCGTGGTGTGCATACACTAGGTTCTCTTGCGACGGATGGTTATGAAGGTGCACGTGAAGCGGTACGTCGATTTATTCACGCACCTTACTTTGAAGAAATTATTTTCACGCGTGGAACGACTGCGGCGATTAACCTCATCGCACACAGTTATGGTGATGTACATGTTGAAGCTGGAGACGAAATTGTTGTGACGCAAATGGAACATCATGCCAATATTGTGCCATGGCAACAATTAGCTAAGCGTAAAAATGCAACATTAAAATTTATTCCAATGACGGATTCAGGAGAATTAACACTTGATGCAGTAAAAGCAACAATTACAGACAAGACGAAAATTGTAGCAGTTGCACATGTATCTAATGTTTTAGGGACCGTCAATGATGTTAAATCTATTGCTAAAATTGCGCATGAGCACGGGGCAATCATCTCAGTTGATGGCGCGCAGTCTGTGCCTCATATGAAAGTAGATGTACAAGATTTAGATGTTGATTTTTATAGCTTTAGTGGTCATAAAATGCTCGGTCCTACTGGTATTGGCGTGTTATATGGACGACGTGAACTGCTCAATCAAATGGAACCTATTGAATTTGGTGGAGATATGATTGACTTTGTCGGTTTACACGAAAGTACATGGACAGACTTACCTACAAAATTTGAAGCAGGCACGCCACTGATAGCGCAAGCGATTGGTTTGAAAGCAGCTATTGACTATTTAGAGGCGATTGGATTTGATGCCATTCATGCCCACGAAGCTGAAATTACAACGTACGCTTATGACAAAATGTCAGAAATCGAAGGTATTGATATATACGGCCCAGATAAAGATAAACGTGCAGGTATCATCACATTCAATTTAAAAGATGTCCATCCACATGATGTTGCGACAGCATTGGATACAGAAGGTGTTGCGGTACGCGCTGGTCATCACTGTGCTCAACCTTTAATGAAATGGTTGAATGTTTCGTCAACAGCACGTGCAAGTTTCTATATCTACAACACAAAAGAAGATGTAGACCAACTTATAGAAGGGTTGAAACAAACGAAGGAGTTTTTCTCTTATGAATTTTAA
- the sufB gene encoding Fe-S cluster assembly protein SufB, with product MAKKAPDVGDYKYGFHDEDVSIFRSERGLTENIVREISNMKEEPEWMLDFRLKALKLFYKMPMPQWGGDLSELDFDDITYYVKPSERSERSWDEVPEEIKRTFDKLGIPEAEQKYLAGVSAQYESEVVYHNMEKELEEKGIVFKDTDTALKENEELFKKYFASVIPAADNKFAALNSAVWSGGSFIYIPKNVKLDTPLQAYFRINSENMGQFERTLIIADEGASVNYVEGCTAPVYTTNSLHSAVVEIIVHKDAHVRYTTIQNWANNVYNLVTKRTLVHENGNMEWVDGNLGSKLTMKYPACVLVGEGAKGSTLSIAFAGKGQVQDAGAKMIHKAPNTSSTIVSKSISKDGGKVVYRGIVHFGRKAKGARSNIECDTLILDNESTSDTIPYNEIFNDNISLEHEAKVSKVSEEQLFYLMSRGISEEEATEMIVMGFIEPFTKELPMEYAVEMNRLIKFEMEGSIG from the coding sequence ATGGCTAAAAAAGCACCTGATGTAGGCGATTATAAGTATGGGTTCCATGATGAAGACGTTTCAATTTTCCGTTCGGAACGTGGACTCACTGAAAATATTGTACGTGAAATTTCAAATATGAAAGAAGAACCGGAATGGATGCTAGACTTCCGTCTTAAAGCATTAAAATTATTTTATAAAATGCCAATGCCACAATGGGGTGGAGATTTATCTGAACTAGATTTTGATGATATTACGTACTATGTAAAACCATCAGAACGTTCAGAACGTTCTTGGGATGAAGTACCAGAAGAAATCAAACGTACGTTTGATAAATTAGGTATTCCTGAGGCGGAGCAAAAATATTTAGCAGGGGTATCTGCACAATACGAATCAGAAGTTGTTTACCATAATATGGAAAAAGAACTTGAAGAAAAAGGTATTGTATTTAAAGATACAGATACAGCATTAAAAGAAAACGAAGAGTTATTCAAAAAATACTTTGCATCAGTTATCCCAGCTGCCGATAATAAGTTTGCTGCTTTAAATTCAGCAGTATGGTCAGGTGGTTCATTCATTTATATTCCTAAAAATGTAAAATTGGACACACCATTACAAGCGTATTTCCGTATTAACTCTGAAAATATGGGGCAATTCGAACGTACGTTAATCATTGCGGATGAAGGTGCATCTGTAAACTATGTTGAAGGTTGTACTGCACCTGTTTATACGACGAACTCATTACACTCAGCTGTTGTAGAAATTATTGTACACAAAGATGCACATGTACGTTACACAACAATTCAAAACTGGGCAAACAACGTGTATAACTTAGTTACGAAACGTACACTCGTTCATGAAAACGGTAATATGGAATGGGTAGATGGTAACTTAGGTTCTAAGTTAACGATGAAATATCCAGCATGTGTGCTTGTAGGAGAAGGTGCAAAAGGAAGCACGTTATCTATTGCATTTGCAGGTAAAGGGCAAGTTCAAGATGCTGGTGCAAAAATGATTCATAAAGCACCGAATACATCTTCAACAATTGTCTCTAAATCAATCTCTAAAGATGGCGGTAAAGTTGTTTATCGAGGCATTGTTCACTTTGGCCGTAAAGCGAAAGGTGCACGTTCTAACATAGAATGTGACACATTAATTTTAGATAACGAATCGACATCAGATACAATTCCATATAATGAAATTTTTAATGATAATATTTCATTAGAGCACGAAGCAAAAGTATCTAAAGTTTCAGAAGAACAACTTTTCTACTTGATGTCTCGTGGTATTTCAGAAGAAGAAGCAACAGAAATGATTGTTATGGGCTTTATCGAGCCATTTACAAAAGAATTACCGATGGAATATGCTGTTGAAATGAACCGTTTAATTAAATTTGAAATGGAAGGCAGTATCGGATAA
- a CDS encoding alpha/beta hydrolase family protein: MEQLTYGSHQDQHYDIYVNPNSQSTTWIALIHGGYWREKFDKHMMGPFIDALIDAGYSVINIEYRRGQSHTWPAPSDDVHDAIQHFRNSQFTPKKIIGIGHSVGGQIVLLRHSDFDAIVALAPVTDVLYTLHNHLGQDAVPEYFDTHNTNALKLASPLTQLPVETDILLIHGYNDTSVHIDTSISYVHENYRKGYFTTFYALPYLDHLDCINPKGAHFHLMLSWLKQFATP, translated from the coding sequence ATGGAGCAATTGACTTATGGTTCACATCAAGATCAACATTATGATATTTACGTTAATCCAAACAGTCAAAGTACCACTTGGATCGCATTGATACATGGCGGTTATTGGCGAGAAAAATTTGACAAACACATGATGGGCCCGTTTATCGATGCACTCATCGACGCAGGTTACTCTGTTATTAATATAGAATATCGCCGTGGCCAATCACATACTTGGCCGGCGCCATCAGATGATGTCCACGATGCCATTCAACATTTTAGAAACTCGCAGTTTACGCCGAAAAAAATTATCGGAATCGGACACTCTGTCGGAGGTCAAATCGTTTTATTGCGGCATAGTGATTTCGATGCTATTGTCGCATTGGCGCCAGTTACCGACGTACTTTACACGCTACACAATCATCTTGGACAAGATGCTGTACCTGAATATTTTGATACGCATAATACAAACGCTTTAAAATTAGCGTCTCCACTTACGCAACTTCCTGTAGAAACGGATATATTGCTTATCCATGGATACAATGATACTTCTGTTCACATTGATACGTCGATATCTTATGTACACGAAAACTATCGTAAAGGCTACTTTACAACCTTTTATGCATTGCCGTATTTAGATCATTTGGATTGTATTAATCCTAAAGGTGCGCACTTTCATTTGATGTTATCTTGGTTAAAACAATTTGCAACGCCATAA